The genome window AGCAGATCTATAACCGCGAAAAAGAGACGGTGCATAATGCTTATTTTATCGCGAGACAGTACAAAGATCGCTTCCGCCTTAGTCAAGACGCCGCGGCCGCGAAGCTATCTTTTTTACTAAATTTGGCCTATATAGACGGCGAATTTAGTAAAAGCGAGCATAATGTCATCGAGCAGATCGCTTTGGGATTTGGACTTAACGAGATCGATTTTTGGTCGATTTTAAAGAGATTTGACGATTTTTACGGGCAAAGGCGGCAAGATAGGGGAGGCCGAAGCGATCCGTACGTAAAACGCGCTAAAAGCCCTTACGACGTGCTTGGACTAAAAGAGGACGCGCCGTTTGACGAGGTAAAAAAGCGCTACCGCGAACTCGTAAAAAAATATCATCCCGATATCCTTATGGGGCGCGGCGAGAGCGAAGAGATGATAGAAAAGAGTACCAGAAAACTGCAAGAGATAAATGAGGCGTATGAAACTATAAAACAACGTGCGGCTTAGAGGCTTGTCTCGCGAGCGCTTTTGAACGAGCTTAAAATTTTCTCCCTCGA of Campylobacter showae contains these proteins:
- a CDS encoding TerB family tellurite resistance protein; its protein translation is MSFIFWFLIFYGIYYLVSNFSQNPVNLGGSQKKAMFEEAKFLVSLLAKVAKSDGRVNELEARLISETLDDISLRLGNDAAMRAELKQIYNREKETVHNAYFIARQYKDRFRLSQDAAAAKLSFLLNLAYIDGEFSKSEHNVIEQIALGFGLNEIDFWSILKRFDDFYGQRRQDRGGRSDPYVKRAKSPYDVLGLKEDAPFDEVKKRYRELVKKYHPDILMGRGESEEMIEKSTRKLQEINEAYETIKQRAA